A window of the Aquarana catesbeiana isolate 2022-GZ linkage group LG05, ASM4218655v1, whole genome shotgun sequence genome harbors these coding sequences:
- the SYF2 gene encoding pre-mRNA-splicing factor SYF2 — protein sequence MSQHGQVIAHLPPCLCPPGILREDSSSTSAEGLATFKREERLRKFRELHLKRNEARKLNHQEVVEEDKRHKLPSNWEARKVRLEWELKEEEKKKECAEKGVDYHRAKLLDISAEEADRWERKKKRKNPDLGFSDFAAAHLRQYQRLTRQIKPDMGEYEQEREKRGENFFPTSDSLYHGTHVPSKDGVDRMVTDLEKQIAKREKYSRRRAYNDDADIDYINERNAKFNKKAERFYGKYTAEIKQNLERGTAV from the exons ATGTCACAGCATGGACAGGTCATCGCTCACCTCCCCCCTTGTCTTTGTCCTCCAGGAATCCTCAGAGAAGACTCGTCCTCCACTTCGGCGGAAGGTCTGGCCACATTTAAGAGAGAAGAACGACTGAGGAAGTTCAGAGAACTCCACCTGAAAAGA AATGAAGCTCGAAAGTTAAACCATCAGGAAGTGGTGGAAGAAGACAAACGTCACAAGCTACCAAGTAACTGGGAAGCCCGGAAAGTGCGTCTGGAGTGGGAGCTgaaggaggaagagaagaaaaag GAATGTGCTGAGAAAGGAGTTGATTATCATCGGGCGAAGTTACTGGATATTAGTGCAGAGGAGGCAGACAGatgggagaggaagaagaagagaaagaatcCAGATTTGGGCTTTTCAG ATTTTGCAGCCGCCCATCTCCGGCAATACCAGAGACTGACCAGACAGATCAAACCAGACATGGGGGAGTATGAACAGGAACGGGAGAAACG AGGTGAAAACTTCTTCCCTACGTCGGACAGCCTGTACCATGGAACGCACGTCCCATCCAAGGACGGAGTAGACAGAATGGTAACGGACCTGGAGAAACA GATTGCGAAGCGAGAGAAATACAGTCGGAGACGCGCCTATAACGACGACGCCGACATCGACTACATCAACGAAAGGAACGCCAAATTCAACAAGAAAGCCGAGAGGTTTTATGGGAAATACACAGCCGAGATCAAACAGAACTTGGAGAGAGGGACGGCGGTCTAA